The Rubricoccus marinus nucleotide sequence CTCGGGCGACGCGTTGCCTGCCGGCGCGCTCGAGGTCACGGCCGCTGGCGCGCCCTCGCACGCCATCGCCGAGCTTCCCGGCCTGATTGATCGTCTGGGCGTGCAGGACGTTCTCATCGCACTGGGGTCCGAGGACGTGGACACGCTGGACCAGGTGCTCCGCGTCTGCGATGGCCGCTCGGTCAGCCTCAAGCTCGTGCCCGATTTCTACGCCGCCGTGGGCGGCATGGCGCGGACCGAGCACATCTACGGCCTCCCACTGATCGAGGTCTTCCCGGAGCCCATTCCGGCATGGGAAAAGCGGACTAAGCGTATCGCGGACATTGTCGTGAGCGCCCTCGTGCTCCTTCTCGGCGCGCCGCTCTGGCTGGGCCTCGCTGCGCTCGTCTCGCTGACCTCGCCGGGCGGCGCCATCTACCGCCAGAAGCGCGTGGGGCAGGGCGGGCGCACGTTCACCATCCACAAGTACCGCACGATGGTCGACGGCGCCGAGCGCGAGACGGGCCCGGTCTGGGCAGCCTCTGGCGACAGCCGGATCACGCCGCTGGGGCGGTGGATGCGCAAAACGCGCCTGGACGAGGTACCTCAGTTCTGGGACGTGCTCCGCGGCGAGATGAGCCTGGTCGGCCCGCGCCCGGAGCGGCCGTTTTTCGTGGACCGCTTGGCGGACGAGATCCCGTTGTACTCCCGCCGCCACCGCGTTCAGCCCGGCATCACGGGCCTCGCGCAAGTCAAGCACGGATACGACACGGACATTGAGGACGTGCGCCAGAAGCTGAAATACGACCTGTTCTACATCGAGAACCTCAGCTTGCAGATGGACGCGAAGATCCTCCTGCAGACGATCAAGACGACGGTCCTGGGGAAAGGTCAATGATGGCTCGGCGGCTCGGGGCAGTTCTCCTGTTCGCCTGCGTGTGCCTGGGAGGCTGCGACCTCTTCGCTACGGGGGAGACGCTCGAAGAGAAGGCGGCCCAACTTGACATTCCAAATCCGAACGGCTGCGTTGTGCGTGCTGCTGAAGACGGCGAGGCTGAGCGGGTCCGAACCGGAGCCGTGGCGCTGGCTGTAAGCGGTCAGGATCTGCGGTGCGGCGCTGCGGAGGAGGGCGCGGCCGAATTCCTACGTATCGGCCCGTATTCCCATGTAGGGGGCTACGAGTGGTTAGATGTAGAGTCCGGCGGGGTGATTGAACTCGGGTATAGGCCTGAAGCTTCAGGCTCCGGCACGCGAGCCACATATCGGGACGCTCGGGGGCGTCAGTTCGAGCCGGTCTCGTCGCGTGGAGGAAGAATCGTGATCGAGCGTTCAGACAGCCTCGCCGTTACCGGCCGGTTCTGGTACCGCGGATATCACGAGGCGTTTTCGAGCTCCGGCGACAGCTGGGGCGACGTGTGGGGCGCGTTCCACTTTACCCGGCCGGGACACGAAGCATCGTCGCCTCTGGCGCAAGAGGACTCGCGCGGATGAGCCCGCCAGAAACACCCTCGGGTGGACGCAAGAGGCCTCTGGCGAAGGTGCCACAATGCCCCGAGGAATGGACCTCGGGGCAGGCCGTAGGTGGATCCTGGGATACCGCCTCGGGGCCGCATCGGGTAGGCTATGGGACCGGCCAAACGTGGCCGCCTGCCCCTCCGGATCCTCCCTTTCGCCGTGCCGCTCCGTCCCCTCGTCGTGCTTTCCCACCTCCGGTGGGACTTCGTTTACCAGCGCCCCCAGCACGTCCTCTCGCGCCTCGCCGCGACCCGTCCCGTCTTCGTCATCGAGGAGCCCGTCCACTCTGAGGGTGAGCCCCATTGGGAGCGCCAGCGGCCCGCCTCTGGCGTGACCGTGCTCCGGCCGCATACGCCGCTCCACGAGGGCGGCTTCACCGATGGGCAACTCCAGGCAATGCGGCCGCTCGTGGACGAACTCGCCCGCGAGGTCGGCGCCTGCGACGTATGGGTGTACACGCCTCTGGCGGTCTCCCTGATCGACGCGCTCGACGCGCAGACCGTTGTCTATGACTGCATGGACGAGCTCTCCGCGTTCGACCACGCGCCGCCGCAGCTGTTGGAGCGCGAGCAACTGCTGCTGGACCGCGCCGATTTGGTCTTTACCGGCGGCCCCAGCCTGTACCGCGCGAAGAAAGACCGCCACGCCGACGTGCACTGCTTCACGTCGTCCGTGGACGCGGCCCACTTCGGCCAGGCCCGCCCCGAGGCGCCTGCGCTGGACGAGCCCGAGGACCAGCGAGCACTTCCGCACCCCCGGCTGGGCTTCTTCGGCGTGATCGACGAACGTCTGGACGCGAACCTCGTGGGCGCGCTCGCCGAAGCGCACCCCGAATGGCAGATCGTGATGGTCGGGCCCGTCGTCAAGATCGACCCGGCAACGCTGCCTCAGGCGGCCAACATCCACTGGCTCGGCGGACGGACCTACGACGAGCTGCCGCCCTACCTCGCCGGCTGGGACGTGTGCCTGCTGCCGTTCGCTCGCAACCGCTCGACCGAGTTCATCAGCCCGACCAAAACGCTGGAGTACATGGCCGCCGAGCGGCCCATCGTCTCCACGCCCATCACGGACGTGGCCGAGCCGTATGGCGACATCGTGTACCTCGGCGACACGCCAGAGGCCTTTATCCAAGCCTGCGAGGCTGCGCTGAAAGCTAGCCCCAAGCAGCGCGAGGCCAACGTCGCTGACATGCGCGCCGTGCTCGCCAAAACGTCTTGGGACACGACGGCCCGTCGCATGGCCGTGCTCCTCGACGGCACCTCGTGCGGGGCTGCCTCTGGCGACGCGCCCGATGCCTCTTCGTCCCATCCCGCCGCCGCTCTCACGCCAGAGGCCTCTGGCGCCGCTCGCTAACTCATGTACGACACTCTGATTGTCGGGGCCGGGTTCGCCGGCTCCGTTCTCGCCGAACGGCTCGCCAACGGGCTCGGAGAGCGCGTGCTCGTCGTGGACCGCCGTCCGCACATCGCCGGCAACGCGTACGACGAGTACAACGACGACGGCCTACTCGTCCACCGCTACGGCCCCCACATCTTCCACACCAACGCTGAGCGCGTGTGGACCTACCTCTCGCAGTTCACCGCGTGGCGGCCGTACGAGCACCGCGTCCGCGCAAGCGTGGACGGTCAACTCGTACCCATCCCGATCAACCTCGACACCATCAACGCGCTCTACGGCACCAGCCTGACGGCGCACGAGGTGAAGGGATTTCTGGAGTCCGTGGCGGAGCCGCGCGAGCAGATCCGCACGAGTGAGGACGTGGTTGTGAGCGTCGTGGGGGAGGAGCTGTACCGGAAGTTTTTCCGCGGCTACACCCGCAAGCAGTGGGGCCTGGACCCCTCCGAGCTGGACGCCAGCGTGACCGCCCGCGTGCCCACGCGCACCAACCGCGACGACCGGTACTTCTCGGACACCTACCAGGCGATGCCGCTCCACGGCTACACCCGGATGTTCGAGAAGATGCTCGCCCACCCCAGCATCCACGTGCTGCTGGGAGCGGACTTTCGGGACATCCGCGAGACCACGCCGTTCAAGCGCCTGATCTACACAGGGCCCGTCGATGAGTACTTCGACTTCCGGTACGGTAAGCTGCCGTACCGCTCGCTCCACTTCGAGCACGCCACACACGACCGCGAGACGTTCCAGAGTGCGCCGGTCGTCAACTACCCCAACGAGCAGCCGTACACGCGGATCACGGAGTTCAAGTACCTCACCGGGCAGGAGCATCCCAAGACTGCCGTCGTGACGGAGTACCCACGTGCTGAGGGCGACCCGTACTACCCGATCCCACGGCCCGAGAACGCCGAGTTGTACCGCCGCTACGCCGCACTCGCCGAGGCCGAGGAGCGCGTGCATTTCGTAGGCCGCCTAGCGACCTACAAGTACTACAACATGGACCAGGTAACGGCGCAGGCCCTTGCGGTCTACGACCGCCTGGAAGCCGAGTCCTCTGGCGAGCGCGCGCCCGCCCCGCGCCCGACCGGCACGGCCAAGGCCCGCCTGGGCGCTGCGCCATCGACGCGAGCCGCGGAGGACCTCGCGCCGCAGACGCTCAAGGCGCCAGAGGCCCTCGCGCCCGAGCCGCTCTCGGCATCCTCTGGCGACGGCGACGCACGCGAGATCGACGCGCCCTGACGTGAGTGCCCCGTTCAACAGCTTCTGGATGGGCGGCTTCGAGTGCTCCTCGCACCGCCGTGCCGATGGCGTCCGCGTGGACGTCGTCGGCGCGTCCGGCCACGACCGCGCGGCCTCTGGCGACTACCGGCAACTCCAGGCCCACGGCATCCGCACCGTCCGCGACGGGCTCCGGTGGCCGCTCATCGAGCGCACGCCCGGACGCTACGATTGGTCCTCGTGGATCGGCCAGCTTCGCGCCGCGCGGGAAACGGGCACGCAGGTGATCTGGGACCTCTGCCACTACGGCGTCCCAGATGGCCTCGACCTCTGGCGCCCCGCCTTTGTGGGACGGTTTGCCGCGTTCGCGCGAGAGGCCGCCCGCATCGCGCGCGAGGAGAGCGATGAGATCCCGTGGTGGTGCCCCATCAACGAGATCTCGTTCTGGTCGTGGGCCGGGGGCGACGCGGCGTTTTTCCCGCCCTTCGCGCACCACCGCGGCTTCGAACTAAAGGTGCAACTCGCGCGCGCCGCGCTCGGCGCCGTGGACGCGGTGCGGAGCGTGGACCCTCGCGCGCGTCTCCTCTGGGCCGAGCCCGCGATCCACGTCGCGACCGATCCCGCGCGGCCCGAGTCCTCTGGCGACGCCGAAGGCCACCGGCTCGCGCAGTTCCAGGCGTGGGACCTGCTCGCGGGGCGCCTGTGGCCGCAGATCGGCGGGAGCGAGGACGTGCTGGACGTGCTCGGCGTCAACTTCTACCCGACCAACCAGTGGATCCACGGCGGCCCACCTATCGAGCGTGGGCATCCTCTCTACCGGCCGTTTCGCGAGATCGTGCACGAGGTGGGTAGCCGCTACGGCCGCCCGGTGATCGTGGCCGAGACCGGGACCGAGGGCGACGCTCGCGCCGAGTGGCTGCGCTACGTCGCGCGCGAGGTCCTCGCTGCGCAAGTCTTCGGTGCCGACGTGCGGGGGCTGTGCTGGTACCCCATCGCGGACCACCCCGGTTGGGAC carries:
- a CDS encoding glycosyltransferase encodes the protein MPLRPLVVLSHLRWDFVYQRPQHVLSRLAATRPVFVIEEPVHSEGEPHWERQRPASGVTVLRPHTPLHEGGFTDGQLQAMRPLVDELAREVGACDVWVYTPLAVSLIDALDAQTVVYDCMDELSAFDHAPPQLLEREQLLLDRADLVFTGGPSLYRAKKDRHADVHCFTSSVDAAHFGQARPEAPALDEPEDQRALPHPRLGFFGVIDERLDANLVGALAEAHPEWQIVMVGPVVKIDPATLPQAANIHWLGGRTYDELPPYLAGWDVCLLPFARNRSTEFISPTKTLEYMAAERPIVSTPITDVAEPYGDIVYLGDTPEAFIQACEAALKASPKQREANVADMRAVLAKTSWDTTARRMAVLLDGTSCGAASGDAPDASSSHPAAALTPEASGAAR
- a CDS encoding beta-glucosidase produces the protein MGGFECSSHRRADGVRVDVVGASGHDRAASGDYRQLQAHGIRTVRDGLRWPLIERTPGRYDWSSWIGQLRAARETGTQVIWDLCHYGVPDGLDLWRPAFVGRFAAFAREAARIAREESDEIPWWCPINEISFWSWAGGDAAFFPPFAHHRGFELKVQLARAALGAVDAVRSVDPRARLLWAEPAIHVATDPARPESSGDAEGHRLAQFQAWDLLAGRLWPQIGGSEDVLDVLGVNFYPTNQWIHGGPPIERGHPLYRPFREIVHEVGSRYGRPVIVAETGTEGDARAEWLRYVAREVLAAQVFGADVRGLCWYPIADHPGWDDDRACPNGLLGFLRPDGTRPVHMPLADELARQRRVTRPQVLAPPAREAAPSFS
- the glf gene encoding UDP-galactopyranose mutase; its protein translation is MYDTLIVGAGFAGSVLAERLANGLGERVLVVDRRPHIAGNAYDEYNDDGLLVHRYGPHIFHTNAERVWTYLSQFTAWRPYEHRVRASVDGQLVPIPINLDTINALYGTSLTAHEVKGFLESVAEPREQIRTSEDVVVSVVGEELYRKFFRGYTRKQWGLDPSELDASVTARVPTRTNRDDRYFSDTYQAMPLHGYTRMFEKMLAHPSIHVLLGADFRDIRETTPFKRLIYTGPVDEYFDFRYGKLPYRSLHFEHATHDRETFQSAPVVNYPNEQPYTRITEFKYLTGQEHPKTAVVTEYPRAEGDPYYPIPRPENAELYRRYAALAEAEERVHFVGRLATYKYYNMDQVTAQALAVYDRLEAESSGERAPAPRPTGTAKARLGAAPSTRAAEDLAPQTLKAPEALAPEPLSASSGDGDAREIDAP
- a CDS encoding sugar transferase, producing the protein MSRRVELSALLLVDALGLGTAWVAFRAACERWDWMAVEPMGVSALAKGSLLALGWITLLAFAGLYADRYARGRFDELVTLLKVVTFGSLVLFFGYYLDRLSPGSARQAVALYGASVLGFVAVGRMVVRGVQKALILRGHGRHRAVVVGWSDRVETLYHDLARYPAAGIELVGAVRLTHDPTPVGVLAMSGASGAGLPPEAGVRVLPSGDALPAGALEVTAAGAPSHAIAELPGLIDRLGVQDVLIALGSEDVDTLDQVLRVCDGRSVSLKLVPDFYAAVGGMARTEHIYGLPLIEVFPEPIPAWEKRTKRIADIVVSALVLLLGAPLWLGLAALVSLTSPGGAIYRQKRVGQGGRTFTIHKYRTMVDGAERETGPVWAASGDSRITPLGRWMRKTRLDEVPQFWDVLRGEMSLVGPRPERPFFVDRLADEIPLYSRRHRVQPGITGLAQVKHGYDTDIEDVRQKLKYDLFYIENLSLQMDAKILLQTIKTTVLGKGQ